The following are encoded together in the Robertmurraya sp. FSL R5-0851 genome:
- a CDS encoding beta-galactosidase → MKNHHKTYTTNAKFMLHGGDYNPDQWLDHPEILADDIKLMKLAHTNTFSVGIFAWSALEPEEGKYHFEWLDDIFDDIHSIGGKVILATPSGARPAWMSEKYPEVLRVNSSRVKQLHGGRHNHCFTAPVYREKTQEMNRKLAERYGSHPALLMWHISNEYGGECHCDQCQIAFRQWIKNKYQNDLKSLNDAWWGPFWSHTYSDWSQVESPSPIGESMVHGLNLDWRRFVTDQTISFYENEIVPIRELTPEVPITTNFMADTFDLIPFQSLDYSKFAKHVDVVSWDAYPAWHNDWESTANLAMKVGFINDLYRSLKQQPFLLMESTPSLVNWHSVNKAKRPGMHLLSSMQMVAHGSDSVMYFQWRKSRGSSEKFHGAVVDHDNSTNNRVFQEVAQVGKTLENLSDIVGTNRPADVAILYDWESNWALNDAQGFGLDTKRYPQTLQQHYKVFWEKDIPVDVITKEQDFSSYKLLIVPMLYLMSEETILRLKSFVAAGGTLVMTYISGLVNEYDLTYLGGWHKDLQDIFGLKPVETDTYYPKDRNYVEYKGRTYELKDYATILELNTATVKGVYTADFYANTPAVTSHKYEEGKAYYIGGRLEDQFQRDFYEEIMKELALESVSSVKHGEGVSVQVRNAPESDFIFVMNFTEENQVVTFELPVTDKSTGEELLGDVSLEKYEVRIVEKKRTTN, encoded by the coding sequence GGAATCTTTGCATGGAGTGCATTGGAGCCAGAGGAAGGCAAGTACCACTTTGAATGGTTAGATGATATCTTTGACGATATTCACAGTATCGGTGGAAAAGTCATCTTAGCTACACCAAGTGGAGCACGCCCTGCTTGGATGTCGGAAAAATACCCTGAGGTTCTTCGTGTAAACTCTTCTAGAGTGAAACAATTACATGGAGGACGACATAATCACTGTTTTACAGCTCCTGTTTATCGTGAAAAAACACAGGAAATGAACCGCAAGTTAGCAGAAAGATATGGTAGTCATCCGGCATTATTGATGTGGCATATCTCAAATGAGTATGGTGGAGAGTGTCACTGCGATCAGTGTCAGATAGCTTTTAGACAATGGATAAAAAACAAATATCAAAATGATCTTAAATCATTAAACGATGCTTGGTGGGGACCGTTCTGGAGTCACACCTATAGTGATTGGTCTCAGGTTGAATCACCCTCTCCGATTGGGGAAAGTATGGTTCATGGATTGAACCTGGATTGGCGACGTTTTGTTACCGATCAAACGATTTCCTTCTATGAAAATGAGATTGTTCCAATAAGAGAACTTACGCCAGAAGTGCCAATCACAACGAATTTTATGGCAGACACATTCGATTTAATTCCGTTTCAATCACTAGATTATAGTAAATTTGCGAAGCATGTGGATGTGGTTAGCTGGGATGCGTATCCAGCGTGGCATAATGACTGGGAAAGTACGGCGAATTTAGCGATGAAGGTTGGCTTCATTAATGATCTGTATCGTAGTTTAAAACAACAACCATTCTTGCTAATGGAATCCACTCCGAGCTTGGTAAATTGGCATAGTGTGAACAAAGCAAAAAGACCAGGTATGCATCTTCTATCTTCCATGCAGATGGTAGCTCATGGTTCGGATAGTGTGATGTACTTCCAGTGGAGAAAATCACGTGGATCATCAGAAAAATTCCATGGTGCTGTGGTGGATCATGATAACAGTACGAATAATCGTGTTTTCCAAGAGGTAGCTCAAGTTGGAAAAACATTAGAAAATCTATCTGATATTGTCGGCACGAATCGTCCAGCAGATGTTGCTATTCTTTACGATTGGGAAAGCAACTGGGCTCTAAATGACGCACAAGGATTCGGATTGGACACCAAACGCTATCCTCAAACCTTGCAACAGCACTACAAGGTTTTCTGGGAAAAAGATATTCCTGTAGATGTGATTACAAAGGAGCAAGACTTTTCATCTTATAAACTATTAATTGTCCCGATGCTTTATTTAATGAGTGAAGAAACCATTTTACGTTTAAAATCCTTTGTCGCAGCAGGCGGAACACTTGTCATGACCTATATTAGTGGTCTTGTAAATGAGTATGACTTAACGTACTTAGGTGGATGGCATAAAGATCTACAGGATATCTTTGGCTTAAAACCAGTTGAAACCGATACGTATTATCCAAAAGATCGAAACTATGTGGAGTATAAAGGTCGTACGTATGAATTAAAGGATTATGCTACGATCCTTGAACTAAATACTGCAACAGTAAAGGGTGTATACACAGCTGATTTTTATGCCAATACCCCAGCTGTAACCAGCCACAAATATGAAGAAGGTAAGGCTTACTATATCGGTGGACGATTAGAAGATCAGTTCCAAAGGGACTTTTATGAAGAAATAATGAAAGAGTTGGCTCTAGAATCTGTGTCTTCAGTAAAACATGGAGAGGGGGTCTCAGTACAAGTAAGGAATGCTCCTGAAAGTGACTTCATTTTTGTTATGAATTTCACTGAGGAAAATCAAGTGGTTACCTTTGAGTTACCAGTAACAGATAAGAGTACCGGTGAAGAATTGCTAGGAGACGTATCGTTAGAGAAGTATGAAGTACGAATTGTTGAGAAAAAAAGAACGACAAATTAA
- a CDS encoding glycosyl hydrolase 53 family protein, producing the protein MNRMFARLLAFTLIISSVLFHPSEGDAQVNPVASDIFVKRVAGIDEDFIKGVDVSSIIALEDSGVKFYNEAGKKQDIFKTLNDAGVNYVRVRVWNDPYDSKGRGYGGGNNDIEKAIEIGKRATANNMKLLVDFHYSDFWADPAKQQAPKAWKNLNLEEKKVALYDYTKESLQAMMDEGIDIGMVQIGNETNGGLAGEKNWEAMSQLFNAGSKAVRELDSNILVALHFTNPETSGRYASIAKTLQENEVDYDVFASSYYPFWHGTLTNLTSVLKNVASAYGKQVMVAETSYTYTKEDGDGHGNTAPKDSGQTLNYPITVQGQATAVRDVIEAVANVGEAGIGVFYWEPAWIPAAPDKKLKKNQKLWEKYGSGWATSYAAEYDPEDAGHWYGGSAVDNQALFDFYGRPLSSLNVFKYVDTGSVAPLKIDEIKDVSLSVIAGEEITLPTTVQVTYNNGTSGVVRVTWDEEVVKQAIQNGVGTYEINGEVEGGGTVKLHLTIFPENFVMNSGFEENDRSMWNILYKNGTAPHTDFQNKAADAKSGNYSLHFYSGEEVNFSVEQKITGLEPGYYNLSMFLQGGDANNSDMHLYALSGDQEFKIQTSVNGWVNWSQPVVTDILVLDGTITIGASIRADGGAWGSVDDFYLYKVKDIN; encoded by the coding sequence ATGAATAGGATGTTCGCTAGATTGCTAGCATTTACATTAATCATAAGTTCCGTTTTATTTCATCCTAGCGAAGGGGATGCACAGGTAAATCCAGTTGCAAGTGATATTTTCGTAAAAAGAGTAGCAGGAATCGATGAGGACTTTATTAAAGGGGTAGACGTGTCGAGTATTATTGCGTTAGAAGACAGTGGGGTCAAATTTTATAATGAAGCAGGAAAAAAGCAGGACATCTTTAAAACGTTAAATGATGCAGGAGTGAATTATGTTCGTGTACGAGTATGGAATGACCCTTACGATTCAAAGGGCCGTGGGTATGGCGGCGGAAATAATGATATAGAAAAGGCAATTGAAATTGGAAAAAGAGCGACCGCCAATAACATGAAACTATTAGTGGACTTCCATTACTCAGATTTCTGGGCGGACCCAGCGAAACAGCAGGCGCCGAAGGCTTGGAAGAACCTGAACTTGGAGGAAAAGAAGGTAGCGCTCTATGATTATACTAAAGAGAGCTTACAAGCCATGATGGATGAAGGAATCGATATTGGCATGGTGCAAATCGGAAACGAAACAAATGGTGGTCTTGCAGGAGAAAAAAATTGGGAAGCGATGAGCCAATTATTCAATGCGGGAAGCAAAGCCGTAAGAGAACTTGATTCTAACATATTAGTAGCCTTACACTTTACCAATCCAGAGACTTCAGGTAGATACGCTTCTATCGCGAAGACACTTCAAGAAAATGAAGTGGACTATGATGTATTTGCAAGCTCCTACTATCCTTTCTGGCACGGAACTTTAACTAATTTGACCTCTGTTCTAAAGAATGTGGCTAGTGCATATGGAAAGCAAGTGATGGTAGCAGAAACGTCCTATACCTATACAAAAGAGGATGGAGACGGCCATGGAAATACAGCACCAAAGGATTCAGGGCAAACATTAAATTATCCAATCACGGTACAAGGTCAAGCGACTGCTGTTCGGGATGTAATCGAGGCAGTGGCTAATGTAGGTGAAGCGGGAATTGGCGTTTTTTATTGGGAGCCCGCTTGGATTCCAGCTGCCCCAGATAAAAAGCTAAAGAAAAACCAAAAATTATGGGAAAAATATGGATCAGGCTGGGCGACAAGCTATGCGGCAGAATACGATCCGGAAGATGCAGGCCACTGGTATGGAGGAAGCGCGGTTGATAATCAAGCACTGTTTGATTTTTACGGTCGTCCATTATCGTCTCTGAATGTATTTAAATATGTTGATACAGGGTCGGTAGCCCCTTTGAAAATTGACGAAATAAAGGATGTTTCTTTAAGTGTTATTGCAGGAGAAGAGATCACATTGCCAACAACTGTACAGGTTACCTACAATAATGGGACCTCGGGGGTTGTACGTGTCACATGGGATGAAGAAGTTGTGAAACAAGCCATTCAAAATGGTGTGGGTACCTATGAAATAAACGGTGAGGTAGAAGGTGGAGGAACAGTCAAACTACATCTTACAATCTTCCCGGAAAACTTTGTGATGAATTCAGGATTTGAGGAAAATGATCGAAGTATGTGGAACATCCTATATAAGAATGGAACAGCACCACATACCGATTTTCAAAATAAGGCTGCTGATGCCAAGTCTGGGAACTATTCACTACATTTTTATTCTGGAGAAGAAGTGAATTTTTCTGTAGAACAGAAAATTACTGGTCTAGAGCCTGGTTACTATAATCTTTCGATGTTTTTACAAGGGGGAGATGCCAATAACTCGGATATGCATTTGTACGCATTGTCTGGTGATCAAGAATTCAAAATCCAAACCTCTGTTAATGGCTGGGTGAACTGGAGTCAACCGGTAGTGACTGATATTCTTGTGCTAGATGGAACGATTACGATTGGTGCTAGCATAAGAGCAGATGGCGGGGCATGGGGAAGTGTAGATGATTTTTACTTATACAAGGTAAAAGATATCAACTAA